The following are encoded together in the Daucus carota subsp. sativus chromosome 5, DH1 v3.0, whole genome shotgun sequence genome:
- the LOC108222105 gene encoding probable 2-oxoglutarate-dependent dioxygenase SLC1 isoform X1, producing MTYVHNSLLISINIKLHRYVLHFVCPPKVMTAAEAFVKEEGHQSDDEDSFYFKGVKHLCETGVTHVPSKYILPVSDRPHLINEQDDVQELNLKLPIIDFAELHGSNRSRVLDSLRSACENHGFFQLVNHGISGDVISNMMDVGRRFFELPFEERQKLMSTDMRSPVRYGTSFNQTKDGVFCWRDFLKLVCHPLSDVLPHWPSSPLDFRNKGVAYANESKAVFLKLVEAILESLELTTMGKRTRETEEILKEFEDGSHLMVLNCYPPCPQPELTFGMPPHSDYGFVTLVLQDEVAGLQIMEQNIWHTVQPVPNSFVVNVGDHLEIFSNGRYKSVLHRVLANSRKSRISVASLHSLPFESTVRPWPKLIDEKNPRQYMDTHFSDFQNYLDLCDAKKKNFLESRKLTKLKIADNTSLES from the exons AGGAGGAGGGGcatcaaagtgatgatgagGATAGTTTCTACTTCAAAGGCGTCAAGCACTTGTGCGAAACTGGCGTTACACATGTTCCCAGCAAGTACATTTTACCTGTTTCGGATCGCCCTCATCTCATTAACGAACAAGATGATGTCCAAGAGCTTAATCTAAAGTTGCCGATTATTGATTTTGCAGAACTACATGGTTCCAATCGCTCTCGCGTTCTTGACTCTCTTAGGTCTGCTTGTGAAAATCATGGATTTTTTCAG CTAGTAAACCATGGTATATCCGGTGATGTTATAAGCAACATGATGGACGTGGGACGAAGGTTTTTCGAGCTCCCTTTCGAGGAACGCCAGAAACTGATGTCGACTGATATGCGCTCACCGGTTCGATACGGAACTAGTTTCAACCAGACAAAAGACGGCGTCTTTTGCTGGAGAGACTTTCTCAAACTTGTTTGTCATCCTCTATCAGATGTCCTACCTCACTGGCCTTCTTCTCCATTGGACTTTAG GAATAAGGGAGTTGCGTACGCAAATGAATCCAAAGCGGTGTTCCTCAAGTTAGTAGAAGCCATCCTAGAAAGCCTTGAATTAACAACTATGGGGAAAAGGACGCGAGAAACggaagaaattttaaaagaattcgAAGACGGGAGCCACCTCATGGTTCTTAACTGCTATCCGCCCTGCCCACAACCGGAGCTCACATTCGGAATGCCTCCTCATTCCGACTATGGATTCGTCACACTCGTCCTCCAAGATGAAGTCGCGGGTCTTCAAATAATGGAGCAAAACATATGGCACACAGTTCAACCGGTTCCCAATTCTTTCGTCGTCAATGTAGGAGATCACCTTGAG ATATTTAGCAATGGGAGATACAAGAGTGTATTACATAGAGTTCTTGCAAATTCTCGGAAGTCTCGGATATCAGTAGCTTCGTTGCATAGTCTTCCTTTCGAAAGCACGGTTCGGCCATGGCCGAAGCTAATCGACGAGAAGAATCCGAGACAATACATGGACACGCATTTCTCCGATTTCCAGAACTACCTTGACTTATGTGATGCGAAGAAAAAGAATTTCCTAGAATCTAGGAAATTGACCAAATTAAAGATAGCGGATAATACAAGTCTAGAGTCTTGA
- the LOC108222105 gene encoding probable 2-oxoglutarate-dependent dioxygenase SLC1 isoform X2: MTAAEAFVKEEGHQSDDEDSFYFKGVKHLCETGVTHVPSKYILPVSDRPHLINEQDDVQELNLKLPIIDFAELHGSNRSRVLDSLRSACENHGFFQLVNHGISGDVISNMMDVGRRFFELPFEERQKLMSTDMRSPVRYGTSFNQTKDGVFCWRDFLKLVCHPLSDVLPHWPSSPLDFRNKGVAYANESKAVFLKLVEAILESLELTTMGKRTRETEEILKEFEDGSHLMVLNCYPPCPQPELTFGMPPHSDYGFVTLVLQDEVAGLQIMEQNIWHTVQPVPNSFVVNVGDHLEIFSNGRYKSVLHRVLANSRKSRISVASLHSLPFESTVRPWPKLIDEKNPRQYMDTHFSDFQNYLDLCDAKKKNFLESRKLTKLKIADNTSLES, from the exons AGGAGGAGGGGcatcaaagtgatgatgagGATAGTTTCTACTTCAAAGGCGTCAAGCACTTGTGCGAAACTGGCGTTACACATGTTCCCAGCAAGTACATTTTACCTGTTTCGGATCGCCCTCATCTCATTAACGAACAAGATGATGTCCAAGAGCTTAATCTAAAGTTGCCGATTATTGATTTTGCAGAACTACATGGTTCCAATCGCTCTCGCGTTCTTGACTCTCTTAGGTCTGCTTGTGAAAATCATGGATTTTTTCAG CTAGTAAACCATGGTATATCCGGTGATGTTATAAGCAACATGATGGACGTGGGACGAAGGTTTTTCGAGCTCCCTTTCGAGGAACGCCAGAAACTGATGTCGACTGATATGCGCTCACCGGTTCGATACGGAACTAGTTTCAACCAGACAAAAGACGGCGTCTTTTGCTGGAGAGACTTTCTCAAACTTGTTTGTCATCCTCTATCAGATGTCCTACCTCACTGGCCTTCTTCTCCATTGGACTTTAG GAATAAGGGAGTTGCGTACGCAAATGAATCCAAAGCGGTGTTCCTCAAGTTAGTAGAAGCCATCCTAGAAAGCCTTGAATTAACAACTATGGGGAAAAGGACGCGAGAAACggaagaaattttaaaagaattcgAAGACGGGAGCCACCTCATGGTTCTTAACTGCTATCCGCCCTGCCCACAACCGGAGCTCACATTCGGAATGCCTCCTCATTCCGACTATGGATTCGTCACACTCGTCCTCCAAGATGAAGTCGCGGGTCTTCAAATAATGGAGCAAAACATATGGCACACAGTTCAACCGGTTCCCAATTCTTTCGTCGTCAATGTAGGAGATCACCTTGAG ATATTTAGCAATGGGAGATACAAGAGTGTATTACATAGAGTTCTTGCAAATTCTCGGAAGTCTCGGATATCAGTAGCTTCGTTGCATAGTCTTCCTTTCGAAAGCACGGTTCGGCCATGGCCGAAGCTAATCGACGAGAAGAATCCGAGACAATACATGGACACGCATTTCTCCGATTTCCAGAACTACCTTGACTTATGTGATGCGAAGAAAAAGAATTTCCTAGAATCTAGGAAATTGACCAAATTAAAGATAGCGGATAATACAAGTCTAGAGTCTTGA